The window ACAAGTCACACCTCTTTTTTAGATATATTATTTTTCCATTTCGCCTAATACACGGTTTACACGTTTTTCTAGCATTTTCATTCCACTTCCGCCTGCTTGGAAGTGACGTAAGTTTCCTTCTGCGTCAAAGACGTAATATGCTGGTACATATTGATTTTCGAATGCATCTGTTAATTTATGTTCATTGTCTATGAAAATTGGCTGGGTAATGTCATGTTCAGCTGCTACTTTTTTAATTTCTTCCATATTCAAGTCATCTTCAGATCGTGGCATGTGTATCGCAACGACATTTAATTTATCTTTGAATTGATCACGGAATTCGTTAACTTGAGGCATTGCTTCTTTACATAAATGACAGCTTATAGACCAAAAAT is drawn from Bacillus alkalisoli and contains these coding sequences:
- a CDS encoding TlpA family protein disulfide reductase produces the protein MKLRSPMPELTGATEWLNGEVTKSELVGEKPTLFHFWSISCHLCKEAMPQVNEFRDQFKDKLNVVAIHMPRSEDDLNMEEIKKVAAEHDITQPIFIDNEHKLTDAFENQYVPAYYVFDAEGNLRHFQAGGSGMKMLEKRVNRVLGEMEK